GTTACTCTGGCAATCGGAAGGGATAATTCAGTTTGGTCGATGAAGCGGAGATGCGTTCGAGACCGTAGTATAACAGACATGGTGCTACAATATACTTATGATTTTGTTAGGACCTATAACGACACACCACATTTTAGTTTATCATTTATAACCTCCCTCACTCATAATGATATGAATAATGCAGGTTATAGCGATCTAGAATACCAGAGGTTTTTCCACAAACTTTTCAAGCATCAGCTCATAAAGCAcacttttgtgatatttttttcgGATCATGGAATTAGGTTTGGTTCGTACAGATCAACATATCTCGGTAAACTGGAAGAAAGACTTCCGTTTATGTTCCTTATTCCCCCTCATTGGTTTAAACAGAGTTTTCCACACATGTGGAATAATCTTAAATCGAACTCGCATCGCTTAACCACACCGTTCGATATTTACGAAACACTGGTAGACATACTGGATATGAAGAAAGCAATGAAAAGAGACCACAATGAAGAAATTGAGTCGACGCAAAGGAAACGAATTAGTTTGTTTCGAAAAGTGCCACTGAATCGTACATGTGAGGAGGCGACAATTTTACCACATTGGTGTACATGCCATGAATCCAAACCTGTAAAAATTACCGACAGTATCGTCGCCAAAGGAGCGCAGTATTTAGTCAAATgtataaacaagaaaacatcgCAGCTACGTAACTTATGTGATCAACTAGAATTGGTCAGCATCAAAGACGCTGTCATCATGGCAGCCAATACAAACCTATTGAGATTCGTTCGGAATAGGAACTACGTGATCAACCGCCATGTTGTGTACGGCAATAAAGTGAATACTATTATCAAAGATTACCAACTGACGATACAGACTAATCCAGGTGGGGGTCTTTTTGAAGGAACCGTGAGGTACGAtagcaaaacaaaacatttcagtCTTTTAGGGGACATCAGTCGAACAAACAGGTATGGCGATCAAGCTCGGTGTGTTTCGAACGCAAGAAAATTCTGTTTCTGTCGTTCCAACACAACTTCTCTAAGCTCTTAAGTATTGCATTGTATAATGTACATAagaacaccacacgcacacacacacacacactcacttttacacgcatgtatgtatatatatatatatatatatattatatatatatatatattatatatatatatatatatatatatatatatatatatatatatacatacatatatatatatatatatatgtatgtatgtatgtatgtatatatatatatatatatatat
The Octopus sinensis linkage group LG21, ASM634580v1, whole genome shotgun sequence DNA segment above includes these coding regions:
- the LOC115222734 gene encoding uncharacterized protein LOC115222734, with translation MERYRSEKTKIQCVSKRSLFTCLILFAVFALMFTMFNLHDTDIKDLSDDDESKRSAFLVDSKFCRIPNMDPFESSLKSFFHIHKWKACPSKSLVFQDENALRVNHSVIKRWYNNTFKICHVWPIVRTIDDRHILYKKKFLEFKTDILIPHDYIKVKCFNKRNRVIFTNYHAFIQKKKTSERNHTNSSSVFKLLKTNPYSARAKVHMDVMLLGIDSVSRLNFMRQLPETRQYLLQKDAIEMNGYNKVGDNTLVNLVPLLTGKYLKDLPWNESLGMLPFDKYDFLWKKYHRNGFRTMFAEDAPVLATFNCAKYGFKVQPTDHYFRPVTLAIGRDNSVWSMKRRCVRDRSITDMVLQYTYDFVRTYNDTPHFSLSFITSLTHNDMNNAGYSDLEYQRFFHKLFKHQLIKHTFVIFFSDHGIRFGSYRSTYLGKLEERLPFMFLIPPHWFKQSFPHMWNNLKSNSHRLTTPFDIYETLVDILDMKKAMKRDHNEEIESTQRKRISLFRKVPLNRTCEEATILPHWCTCHESKPVKITDSIVAKGAQYLVKCINKKTSQLRNLCDQLELVSIKDAVIMAANTNLLRFVRNRNYVINRHVVYGNKVNTIIKDYQLTIQTNPGGGLFEGTVRYDSKTKHFSLLGDISRTNRYGDQARCVSNARKFCFCRSNTTSLSS